From one Bacteroidetes bacterium SB0662_bin_6 genomic stretch:
- a CDS encoding nucleoside recognition protein — MLNYIWAGLIIAALAFAIVSDLRDAASDRFRNDASLPILLEYPEGYQDEARRVPVHIRIDAETYRAFYSVAAAPDSVYEGHVIRTQAGVRLFFAGDASLPEPLLRIRKFSGGDALQGTLDEENVSSRPAVAPVTSTAVRFEPVRFPHLQDIAEAAFDFASTAVQIAIGLIGVLALFLGLLKIAEAGGLIRQMSRIVEPLLRPLFPGIPKGHPAFAMIVLNLSANVLGLGNAATPLGIKAMEELQTLNPVKDTATNPMVMLLAMNTASVQLVPPALLVAVIGLQVNELIFPIIVVTGASLIVAIGTALFLERTPLWKRSDPNADPGNETQTGEAPQ, encoded by the coding sequence ATGCTTAACTACATATGGGCCGGCCTGATTATCGCCGCCCTCGCATTCGCTATCGTTTCCGACCTGCGAGACGCCGCAAGCGACCGGTTCCGAAATGACGCCTCGCTCCCGATCCTTCTGGAATATCCGGAGGGGTACCAGGACGAGGCACGCCGCGTCCCGGTGCATATCCGGATCGATGCGGAAACGTACCGTGCATTTTACAGTGTAGCAGCTGCCCCCGATTCCGTCTACGAGGGGCATGTCATCCGTACGCAAGCCGGCGTCCGCCTTTTTTTCGCCGGGGACGCCTCGTTGCCGGAACCGCTTCTCCGCATCCGGAAATTTTCCGGGGGTGATGCCCTGCAAGGGACACTTGACGAGGAAAACGTCTCGAGCAGGCCTGCCGTAGCGCCTGTCACCAGCACTGCGGTCCGGTTCGAGCCCGTACGCTTTCCCCACCTGCAGGACATCGCTGAAGCCGCTTTCGATTTCGCCAGCACCGCCGTGCAGATTGCAATCGGTCTCATCGGAGTGCTTGCGCTTTTTCTGGGATTGCTCAAAATCGCTGAGGCAGGAGGGCTCATTCGCCAGATGTCCCGTATCGTAGAGCCTCTCCTGCGCCCGCTCTTTCCCGGTATCCCGAAAGGGCATCCGGCCTTTGCGATGATCGTCCTGAACCTTTCCGCCAACGTGCTGGGCCTCGGCAACGCCGCCACGCCGCTCGGCATCAAGGCCATGGAAGAACTGCAAACGCTGAATCCCGTCAAGGATACGGCCACAAATCCCATGGTCATGCTGCTTGCGATGAATACGGCCAGTGTGCAGTTGGTCCCGCCGGCGTTGCTTGTGGCGGTCATAGGACTTCAGGTAAACGAACTGATCTTTCCCATTATCGTCGTCACCGGCGCCTCACTCATCGTGGCCATCGGAACCGCCTTGTTCCTCGAGCGCACGCCACTCTGGAAACGAAGTGACCCGAACGCCGATCCCGGCAACGAAACCCAAACCGGGGAGGCGCCGCAATGA
- a CDS encoding spore maturation protein, which translates to MSWFRIFIDYFAIFVLPLMIVGLPLYGLIRGVKVYEEFVEGAKEGFRVAVMIIPYLVAILFAIGMFRASGAMDFLVETLEPVLGVLGFPPEMLPMAIIRPLTGSGSAAVVAEMITVFGEDSILVKMAGVMFGSTETTFYIIAVYFGAVNVKKTRHAVPAGLTADIFAMIFAVYLVQWLFGSA; encoded by the coding sequence ATGAGCTGGTTCCGCATCTTCATCGATTATTTCGCCATCTTTGTGCTGCCGCTCATGATCGTGGGGCTGCCGCTCTACGGCCTCATCCGGGGGGTAAAGGTGTATGAGGAATTTGTGGAGGGCGCCAAGGAAGGATTTCGGGTGGCCGTGATGATCATCCCCTACCTCGTCGCAATTCTCTTCGCTATCGGCATGTTTCGGGCCTCCGGCGCCATGGATTTTCTTGTGGAGACCCTTGAGCCGGTGCTCGGCGTGCTGGGCTTCCCGCCGGAAATGCTTCCCATGGCGATTATCCGCCCACTGACCGGCTCCGGCTCCGCCGCTGTCGTAGCCGAGATGATCACCGTATTCGGCGAAGATTCGATTCTTGTCAAGATGGCAGGCGTCATGTTCGGCTCCACCGAAACCACCTTCTACATCATCGCCGTGTATTTTGGGGCCGTCAACGTCAAAAAAACCCGGCATGCCGTACCCGCCGGGCTGACCGCTGACATTTTCGCCATGATCTTTGCGGTCTATCTGGTTCAGTGGCTCTTCGGCAGTGCGTGA